A single genomic interval of Zunongwangia sp. HGR-M22 harbors:
- a CDS encoding cytochrome c oxidase subunit I: protein MSAVVNAPAQDHHEDHGHHHKQTFISKYIFSFDHKMVAKQFLITGLLMGIVGIGMSILFRMQLAWPEESFAIFEALLGKWAPDGVMTPNIYLALVTIHGTIMVFFVLTAGLSGTFSNLLIPLQIGARDMASGFMNMLSYWLFFVACVIMLCSLFVEAGPASSGWTIYPPLSALPQAIGGSGMGMTLWLVSMALFIASQLLGGINYIVTVINLRTKGMSMTRLPLTIWAFFVTAILGLVSFPVLLSAALLLIMDRSFGTSFFLSDIFIEGEVLSHHGGSPVLFEHLFWFLGHPEVYIVILPALGITSEVVATNSRKPIFGYRAMIASILAIGFLSTIVWGHHMFVSGMNPFLGSVFTFTTLLIAIPSAVKAFNYITTLWKGNLQMNPGMLFSIGLVSTFITGGLTGIILGDSTLDINVHDTYFVVAHFHLVMGISALYGLFAGVYHWFPKMFGRMMNKNLGYIHFWVTAVGAYGVFFPMHFIGMAGLPRRYYTNTAFPYFDDLADINVIITVCAIITALVQLVFIYNFFNSMFRGKKATMNPWKSNTLEWTTPVEHIHGNWPGELPVVYRWAYDYSKTYPNGEYIIKGQDYVPQTVPMQKDEEDLHH, encoded by the coding sequence GTCAGCAGTAGTAAACGCACCAGCTCAGGATCACCACGAAGATCACGGACATCATCATAAACAAACATTTATATCGAAGTATATTTTTAGCTTTGATCATAAAATGGTTGCTAAGCAATTCCTAATTACAGGTCTCTTAATGGGGATCGTTGGAATTGGAATGTCTATTTTATTTAGAATGCAATTAGCATGGCCAGAGGAGTCTTTTGCTATTTTTGAAGCTTTGCTAGGAAAATGGGCTCCAGATGGGGTGATGACACCAAATATTTATCTTGCATTAGTGACCATCCATGGGACTATCATGGTATTTTTTGTACTTACCGCGGGATTAAGTGGTACCTTCAGTAACCTACTTATTCCGTTGCAAATTGGTGCTAGAGATATGGCTTCTGGTTTTATGAATATGCTTTCATATTGGTTGTTTTTTGTAGCTTGTGTGATTATGTTATGTTCTTTATTCGTAGAGGCAGGACCTGCTTCTTCTGGTTGGACAATATACCCTCCTTTAAGTGCATTACCGCAAGCGATTGGTGGTTCAGGTATGGGGATGACACTTTGGTTAGTTTCCATGGCATTATTTATTGCTTCTCAGTTATTAGGAGGTATTAATTACATTGTTACCGTTATTAATTTAAGAACCAAAGGAATGTCTATGACAAGACTTCCATTAACTATTTGGGCGTTCTTCGTAACAGCAATTCTTGGTTTGGTTTCTTTCCCTGTATTGCTATCGGCAGCATTACTATTAATCATGGATAGAAGTTTTGGAACTTCATTCTTTTTAAGTGATATTTTTATTGAAGGAGAAGTATTAAGCCACCATGGTGGTTCACCGGTTTTATTTGAACATTTATTCTGGTTCTTAGGTCACCCTGAAGTTTACATCGTAATTCTTCCGGCTCTTGGTATAACTTCAGAAGTTGTTGCTACAAACTCTCGTAAACCTATTTTTGGTTATCGTGCGATGATCGCATCTATATTAGCAATTGGTTTCCTTTCAACAATCGTTTGGGGGCACCATATGTTCGTATCGGGTATGAATCCATTTTTAGGATCTGTATTTACCTTTACAACGTTATTGATTGCGATTCCTTCAGCGGTAAAAGCTTTTAACTATATAACTACATTATGGAAGGGTAACCTTCAAATGAATCCAGGAATGTTATTCTCGATTGGTTTGGTATCCACATTTATTACTGGTGGTCTTACCGGTATTATTCTGGGGGATTCAACACTAGATATTAACGTTCATGATACTTATTTTGTGGTAGCTCACTTCCACCTTGTAATGGGTATTTCAGCATTGTATGGTCTTTTTGCCGGTGTTTATCACTGGTTCCCAAAGATGTTTGGAAGAATGATGAACAAAAATCTTGGTTATATCCACTTCTGGGTAACAGCTGTTGGAGCATATGGAGTTTTCTTCCCAATGCACTTTATAGGAATGGCTGGTCTTCCAAGACGTTATTATACAAATACAGCTTTTCCATATTTCGATGATCTTGCAGATATTAATGTAATTATTACAGTTTGTGCTATCATAACTGCTTTGGTTCAGTTGGTATTCATTTACAATTTCTTTAATTCAATGTTCCGCGGTAAGAAAGCGACTATGAACCCTTGGAAATCTAATACTCTAGAATGGACTACACCAGTAGAGCATATTCATGGAAACTGGCCAGGAGAGCTTCCTGTAGTATATCGTTGGGCGTATGATTATAGTAAAACCTATCCTAACGGCGAATACATTATTAAAGGTCAGGATTATGTACCTCAAACGGTACCGATGCAAAAGGATGAAGAAGATTTACATCATTAA
- the ruvB gene encoding Holliday junction branch migration DNA helicase RuvB encodes MNENLDASGESFSSEEFDIERALRPLSFDDFAGQEQVLDNLKVFVAAANLRNEALDHTLLHGPPGLGKTTLAHILANELNVGLKVTSGPVLDKPGDLAGLLTNLDERDILFIDEIHRLSPIVEEYLYSAMEDYRIDIMIESGPNARTVQLNLSPFTLIGATTRSGLLTAPMRARFGISSRLQYYSTELLSDIVQRSAQILNVPITMEAAIEIAGRSRGTPRIANALLRRVRDFAQIKGDGKIDIHIAKYGLKALNVDAHGLDEMDNKILETIIDKFKGGPVGITTLATAVSESAETIEEVYEPFLIQQGFIYRTPRGREVTEAAYKHMGRSPGAKQGGLF; translated from the coding sequence ATGAATGAAAATCTTGATGCCAGCGGAGAAAGTTTTTCTTCGGAAGAATTTGATATTGAAAGGGCTTTAAGGCCTCTTAGTTTTGATGATTTTGCTGGACAGGAACAGGTTTTAGATAATTTAAAAGTATTTGTAGCAGCTGCGAATCTAAGAAATGAAGCTTTAGATCATACCTTATTACATGGTCCTCCCGGATTAGGGAAAACCACCTTGGCTCATATTTTAGCAAACGAATTGAATGTTGGATTAAAAGTTACTTCAGGGCCTGTTTTGGATAAACCTGGAGATTTAGCCGGTCTTTTGACTAATCTTGATGAACGTGATATCCTTTTTATAGACGAAATTCACCGTTTAAGCCCTATTGTTGAAGAGTACTTATATTCAGCAATGGAAGATTATCGGATTGATATTATGATCGAATCTGGGCCAAATGCGCGTACGGTTCAACTTAATTTGAGTCCGTTTACCTTAATTGGTGCCACCACTAGATCTGGATTGCTTACGGCACCAATGAGAGCTCGTTTTGGGATTTCAAGTCGACTTCAATATTATTCAACCGAACTGCTTTCAGATATTGTTCAGCGTAGTGCGCAAATATTAAATGTACCAATTACTATGGAAGCAGCGATAGAAATTGCAGGTCGTAGCCGTGGAACGCCGCGTATAGCCAATGCACTTTTACGCAGAGTTCGTGATTTCGCTCAGATTAAAGGAGATGGTAAAATTGATATTCATATTGCCAAATATGGTTTGAAAGCTTTGAATGTAGATGCGCATGGTTTGGATGAAATGGACAACAAAATTCTAGAAACTATAATCGATAAATTTAAAGGTGGTCCCGTTGGTATAACCACTTTAGCTACTGCGGTAAGTGAAAGTGCTGAGACTATTGAAGAGGTTTACGAGCCTTTTTTGATTCAACAAGGATTTATTTATCGTACACCAAGAGGAAGAGAAGTAACCGAGGCTGCTTATAAGCATATGGGAAGATCGCCAGGCGCTAAGCAGGGAGGTCTATTTTAA
- a CDS encoding cytochrome P450 — MKKKEIPEVSTLTFLKNAGSIVKNPLPFHRENFKKHGDIFRLNIGPKKSVIFCRDADFAQYVLQKNQKNYIKSEIQTKDLKKYVGSGLLTANGKHWQKQRKLIQPAFHKKHIANLLDTILEAIRVEYTKIELNTSLDVFSIFNDLAFQTVVKSLFSSAASQEQINRLQFVTEANQKMLVKELRQPYKSVWFRISGELKRHLKLSEESRQILKQIVKERQANPKRYDDLLDMLLDARYDDGQPMDEEQLIDEILILFVAGHETTSNSLSFTMQLLAQHPEIQEKVFTEVKEASANSKGLMEFLQQCSYTQNVVLESMRLYPPAYFMDRVNLEEDEFKGFKFDKNSNLLFSFYEIHRSEKHWENPLSFNPDRFASEKNPEAYFPFGAGPRKCIGSNFAMYEMILAVSEMISNFKILPKKKEIEILPLITLKPKNAFVEFQKRA; from the coding sequence ATGAAGAAGAAAGAAATTCCAGAGGTATCTACGCTAACATTTTTAAAAAATGCAGGTAGCATTGTAAAAAATCCATTGCCTTTTCATCGTGAGAATTTCAAAAAGCATGGTGATATTTTCCGTTTAAATATTGGCCCTAAGAAGTCTGTTATTTTTTGTAGAGATGCAGATTTTGCCCAATATGTTTTACAAAAGAATCAGAAGAATTATATAAAATCTGAAATTCAGACCAAAGATCTCAAGAAATACGTAGGTAGTGGTCTGTTAACTGCTAACGGAAAACATTGGCAGAAACAACGAAAATTAATTCAGCCTGCCTTTCATAAAAAGCATATTGCTAACTTATTAGATACAATTTTAGAAGCTATAAGGGTTGAATATACAAAGATCGAACTCAATACTTCTTTAGATGTATTTTCCATATTCAACGATCTAGCTTTCCAAACTGTCGTTAAATCTTTATTTAGTTCAGCGGCCAGTCAGGAACAAATTAATCGTTTACAGTTTGTGACAGAAGCGAATCAAAAAATGCTTGTAAAAGAACTTCGACAGCCTTATAAAAGTGTTTGGTTCCGCATTAGCGGAGAGCTGAAACGCCACTTAAAATTAAGCGAAGAATCGCGACAAATTTTAAAGCAAATCGTAAAAGAACGTCAGGCAAATCCAAAGCGTTACGACGATTTACTCGATATGCTATTGGATGCGCGTTATGATGATGGGCAGCCGATGGATGAGGAACAACTAATCGATGAAATTTTAATTCTTTTTGTCGCCGGCCACGAGACCACTTCAAATTCCTTAAGTTTTACCATGCAACTACTAGCGCAGCATCCAGAAATTCAAGAAAAAGTTTTTACTGAAGTAAAGGAGGCTTCAGCGAATAGCAAGGGTTTGATGGAATTTCTTCAGCAATGTTCTTATACGCAAAATGTAGTTTTAGAGAGTATGCGTTTATATCCTCCTGCATATTTTATGGATCGAGTGAATTTAGAAGAAGATGAATTTAAAGGATTCAAATTCGATAAAAACTCGAACCTTTTATTTTCTTTTTATGAGATACATCGTAGCGAAAAACATTGGGAAAATCCGTTGTCCTTCAATCCAGATCGTTTTGCTTCAGAAAAAAATCCGGAAGCCTATTTTCCATTTGGTGCAGGGCCAAGAAAATGTATAGGTAGCAATTTTGCGATGTACGAGATGATTTTGGCCGTTTCAGAAATGATTTCTAACTTTAAAATCCTTCCGAAGAAAAAAGAAATCGAGATTTTACCTCTTATTACTTTGAAGCCTAAAAATGCTTTTGTAGAATTTCAGAAAAGAGCTTAA
- the queG gene encoding tRNA epoxyqueuosine(34) reductase QueG, with translation MFSENKAKYTNIIKEEAKRLGFMSCGISKAEFLEQEAPRLEEWLNKNRNGNMYYMENHFDKRLDPTKLVEGSKSVISLLLNYYPAQTQNPDSYKISKYAYGRDYHFVIKDKLKSLLKFIQDEIGEVEGRAFVDSAPVLDKAWAAKSGLGWIGKNSNLLSKKAGSFFFIAELIVDLDLEYDTPVTDHCGTCTACIDACPTNAIVEPYKVDGSKCISYFTIELKDELPNSFKNTFDDWMFGCDICQDVCPWNRFSKPHNEPLFDPHPDLLKFDKKDWEEITKETFNEIFRKSAVKRTKFEGLKRNINYLNWRESN, from the coding sequence ATGTTTTCAGAAAACAAAGCAAAATACACCAATATCATCAAAGAAGAGGCGAAACGTCTTGGATTTATGTCTTGCGGAATTAGTAAAGCTGAATTTCTAGAGCAAGAAGCACCGCGTTTGGAAGAATGGCTTAATAAAAATCGAAATGGTAACATGTATTACATGGAAAACCATTTTGATAAGCGTCTAGACCCAACAAAACTGGTGGAAGGTTCTAAAAGTGTGATTTCTTTATTACTGAATTATTATCCTGCTCAAACTCAAAACCCAGACTCTTACAAGATCAGTAAATATGCCTACGGAAGAGATTACCACTTTGTGATTAAAGACAAATTGAAATCTTTACTGAAATTTATTCAAGATGAAATTGGTGAAGTTGAAGGACGAGCTTTTGTGGATTCTGCACCGGTTTTAGATAAAGCCTGGGCCGCAAAAAGTGGTTTGGGATGGATAGGGAAGAACTCAAATTTACTTTCTAAAAAAGCCGGTTCTTTTTTCTTTATAGCAGAGTTGATCGTCGATCTGGATTTAGAATACGATACCCCGGTAACCGATCATTGCGGTACTTGTACTGCCTGTATTGATGCCTGTCCTACCAACGCCATTGTAGAGCCTTATAAAGTAGATGGTAGCAAGTGTATTTCTTATTTTACCATAGAGCTAAAAGATGAATTGCCGAATAGTTTTAAAAATACTTTTGACGACTGGATGTTTGGCTGCGATATTTGTCAGGATGTTTGCCCTTGGAATCGTTTCTCCAAACCTCATAACGAGCCGTTGTTCGATCCCCATCCCGACTTGCTTAAATTCGATAAAAAAGATTGGGAAGAAATTACCAAAGAAACCTTCAACGAAATCTTTCGAAAATCTGCCGTTAAAAGAACCAAATTCGAAGGTTTGAAGCGGAATATTAATTATTTGAATTGGAGAGAAAGTAATTAA
- a CDS encoding NADP-dependent malic enzyme has product MSNNSRKRREALVYHAKPKPGKIEVVPTKKYASQRDLSLAYSPGVAEPCLEIEKDKENAYKYTTKGNLVAVISNGTAVLGLGDIGPEASKPVMEGKGLLFKIFADIDVFDIEVDTKNVDAFIETVKNIAPTFGGINLEDIKAPEAFEIEKRLKEELDIPVMHDDQHGTAIISAAALLNAVELAKKKMSKVKIVVSGAGAAAVSCTKLYKLLGAKTENIVMLDSKGVIRKDRPNLSEEKLEFATERDLNTLDDAMKGADVFIGLSIADIVSPEMLESMAKRPIVFAMANPNPEIDYQLAMDTRKDVIMATGRSDHPNQVNNVLGFPFIFRGALDVRATKINEEMKMAAVKALAELAKEPVPEQVNIAYGETRLNFGPDYIIPKPFDPRLIAKVPPAVAKAAMESGVARQDITDWQKYEDELLERMGSDNKITRLLMQRAKTNPKRVIFAEADHLDVLKAAQIVHDEGIAIPILLGRREVINELMREIDFDADVEIIDPKSDEEKDKLQKYAEAYFDTRNRKGVTLYDAQRLMRERNYFAAMMVNVGDADALLSGYSRAYPTVVKPMLQLIGMAKGVSRVAATNVMNTSRGPIFISDTSINIDPSAKDLAKIAQLTARTVKLFGMDPVMAMLSYANFGSSDHPQARKVKDAVSYLHRYHPDLLVDGELQSDFALNKEMLQSKFPFSKLAGKKVNTLIYPNLDSANSAYKLIKELNNTDSIGPIMMGMKKPVHVLQLGASVEEMVNMAAVAVVDAQEKEKAEKAKK; this is encoded by the coding sequence ATGAGCAACAATTCCAGAAAAAGAAGGGAAGCATTAGTTTATCATGCTAAACCTAAACCAGGGAAAATTGAGGTTGTCCCGACAAAAAAATATGCTTCACAGCGCGATCTTTCATTAGCTTATTCGCCGGGAGTAGCAGAACCTTGTCTAGAAATCGAAAAAGATAAAGAAAACGCATATAAATACACCACCAAAGGAAATCTTGTTGCTGTTATAAGTAATGGTACTGCAGTTTTAGGCCTTGGCGATATAGGCCCTGAAGCTTCTAAACCCGTAATGGAAGGAAAAGGTTTACTTTTTAAAATCTTCGCAGATATCGATGTTTTTGATATTGAGGTGGATACTAAAAATGTAGATGCTTTTATCGAAACCGTTAAAAATATAGCGCCTACTTTTGGAGGAATTAATCTTGAAGATATCAAAGCTCCTGAAGCTTTTGAAATTGAAAAAAGATTAAAAGAGGAATTAGATATTCCTGTAATGCACGACGATCAGCACGGTACTGCGATAATCTCAGCAGCAGCATTATTAAATGCCGTAGAGCTTGCCAAGAAAAAAATGTCGAAGGTTAAAATCGTAGTAAGCGGAGCCGGTGCAGCGGCAGTCTCTTGTACGAAGTTATACAAACTTCTTGGAGCTAAAACAGAAAATATTGTGATGCTGGATAGTAAAGGAGTAATTAGAAAAGATCGTCCTAACCTTTCTGAAGAGAAATTAGAATTTGCTACCGAGCGTGATTTAAATACGTTAGATGATGCGATGAAGGGAGCTGATGTATTCATCGGCCTATCTATTGCAGATATTGTGTCCCCAGAAATGTTAGAAAGTATGGCAAAACGACCTATCGTTTTTGCTATGGCGAATCCAAATCCTGAGATCGATTATCAACTAGCCATGGATACTCGTAAAGATGTAATTATGGCCACTGGTCGTAGTGATCATCCTAATCAGGTAAATAATGTTTTAGGATTTCCATTTATTTTCCGCGGTGCTTTAGATGTTAGAGCGACGAAAATTAATGAGGAAATGAAAATGGCTGCCGTAAAAGCTTTAGCAGAATTGGCTAAAGAACCGGTGCCTGAACAGGTAAATATTGCTTACGGCGAAACCCGTTTAAATTTTGGTCCAGACTATATAATACCAAAGCCATTTGATCCAAGACTGATTGCCAAAGTTCCGCCGGCTGTAGCAAAAGCAGCTATGGAAAGCGGTGTAGCTAGGCAGGATATTACAGATTGGCAAAAGTATGAAGATGAGCTGCTAGAGCGAATGGGAAGCGATAATAAGATCACCCGTTTACTTATGCAACGTGCAAAAACAAATCCTAAGCGTGTAATTTTTGCTGAAGCCGATCATTTAGATGTATTAAAAGCTGCGCAGATAGTGCATGACGAAGGGATCGCAATCCCTATTCTTCTTGGCCGTAGAGAGGTGATTAATGAATTAATGCGAGAAATAGATTTTGATGCTGATGTAGAAATCATCGATCCAAAATCTGATGAAGAAAAGGATAAACTTCAAAAATATGCTGAAGCTTATTTTGATACTAGAAATAGAAAAGGAGTAACGCTTTATGATGCGCAACGATTAATGCGCGAGCGAAATTATTTCGCTGCAATGATGGTAAATGTGGGCGATGCCGATGCTTTACTTTCAGGATATTCCAGAGCTTATCCAACGGTGGTAAAACCAATGCTTCAGTTAATAGGAATGGCGAAAGGTGTTTCTAGAGTTGCAGCAACAAATGTTATGAATACCAGTAGAGGTCCTATTTTTATTAGTGATACATCTATAAACATAGATCCTTCAGCTAAAGATTTGGCTAAGATCGCTCAATTAACCGCAAGAACGGTGAAATTATTTGGAATGGATCCCGTTATGGCGATGTTGTCTTACGCGAATTTTGGATCCTCAGATCATCCACAAGCAAGAAAGGTAAAAGATGCAGTGTCTTACTTACATCGTTATCATCCAGATTTATTGGTAGATGGGGAACTTCAATCAGATTTTGCATTGAATAAGGAAATGCTTCAAAGTAAATTTCCGTTTTCTAAATTGGCAGGGAAAAAAGTTAACACACTAATTTATCCAAATTTGGATTCAGCAAATAGTGCTTATAAACTTATCAAAGAGCTTAATAATACCGATTCTATTGGGCCAATTATGATGGGGATGAAAAAACCGGTTCACGTTCTTCAGCTAGGTGCTAGTGTAGAAGAAATGGTGAATATGGCTGCTGTTGCTGTAGTTGATGCACAGGAGAAAGAAAAAGCTGAAAAGGCTAAAAAATAG
- the ruvA gene encoding Holliday junction branch migration protein RuvA, with protein MIHHLKGKLVEKNPTYVVVDCNGVGYFVHISLHTFSKIQDEENISLFTHLQVKEDSHTLFGFHEKSEREIFRLLISVSGIGANTARSMLSSLEPVQIRDAIASGDVATIQSIKGIGAKTAQRVILDLKDKIVKIFGIDEVFVEQSNTNKEEALSALETLGYARKQADKVLNKLIKEQEDPTVETLIKLALKNL; from the coding sequence ATGATTCATCACTTAAAGGGCAAACTGGTAGAGAAGAATCCTACCTATGTTGTCGTAGATTGTAATGGCGTTGGTTATTTTGTCCATATCTCGCTGCATACATTTTCTAAAATACAAGACGAAGAGAATATTTCCCTTTTTACTCATTTACAGGTGAAAGAGGATTCTCACACCTTATTTGGCTTTCATGAAAAATCTGAAAGAGAAATCTTTAGGCTTCTTATTTCCGTAAGTGGTATAGGGGCTAATACTGCTCGATCTATGCTTTCGTCTTTAGAGCCTGTACAGATAAGAGATGCTATAGCATCTGGTGACGTAGCAACTATCCAGAGTATAAAAGGGATAGGCGCCAAAACGGCACAACGGGTTATTTTAGACCTAAAAGATAAGATTGTTAAAATATTTGGTATTGATGAGGTTTTTGTAGAACAAAGCAATACAAATAAAGAAGAAGCGTTATCTGCTTTAGAGACTTTGGGTTATGCTCGTAAGCAGGCAGATAAGGTTCTAAATAAGCTAATTAAAGAGCAGGAAGATCCAACGGTAGAAACTCTTATTAAATTAGCATTAAAAAACTTGTAG